The Pelodiscus sinensis isolate JC-2024 chromosome 26, ASM4963464v1, whole genome shotgun sequence genome contains a region encoding:
- the LOC142820506 gene encoding endogenous retroviral envelope protein HEMO-like produces MTPDRAVLFLLITAISAVPEHPLRNAIQTIASAADATNCWICTLLGSPTGLGVEFVPLNLNDWWNKSNVFKWGPAWFDDSSSSDYKLLNDSGKGTWGWHGQWQPTLWGQPLEYITGTSREVYPICFENKNGTGPHLGWLGNQQCTHIVSFNKKLKVWDVYPSATHQKPLRCRGYNISHVGTPLSSNVTIIPLNFSQYLEGKAWYNQSLFIIPNTGQIYNPTLVTSNTLLPNQCPRTELFAADQVLQDLLLALHCTAANDSYCATHHTPKKGPTGTGWYKGPYSPILKEEPGLFFICRQKAYKYLPLNWMGRCSMGHAAPGGLTVHPHIMAPGITNLGSFLHRSPRRSSTNPLIIRPTGFHQFVCTLLPWLGVAELEKAIVNVSGQIEQALNHTADALGLLNEQIQSVARFALQNRIALDAVLAQQGGVCAVINQSCCFYVNKSGQIEQDVLAIKGAVKVLHAVTEDGKASWLDWLAQHLGFSLTPFLHSIVNTILTVLLVVIACCMLLCIVKHLVYTATSSVQVQYMALGSDPNQSLDPKLSDQTLPIGRF; encoded by the coding sequence ATGACTCCGGATCGAGCTGTGCTGTTTCTCCTAATCACTGCGATCTCCGCTGTACCAGAGCACCCTCTCAGGAATGCTATCCAGACTATTGCCTCTGCAGCCGATGCTACAAACTGCTGGATATGCACCCTGCTAGGTTCCCCCACAGGACTGGGAGTTGAATTTGTCCCTTTAAACTTAAATGACTGGTGGAACAAGAGCAACGTTTTCAAGTGGGGACCAGCCTGGTTtgatgacagcagctccagcgaCTACAAACTTTTAAATGACTCTGGGAAGGGAACTTGGGGGTGGCATGGACAATGGCAACCTACACTATGGGGTCAACCTCTGGAGTATATAACAGGAACCTCTAGGGAAGTATACCCCATCTGCTTTGAGAACAAAAATGGTACAGGACCTCACCTCGGGTGGTTAGGGAATCAGCAGTGCACCCACATTGTAAGTTTTAATAAGAAATTAAAGGTCTGGGATGTCTATCCCAGTGCAACCCACCAAAAACCCTTAAGGTGCAGGGGATATAATATCTCCCACGTTGGCACACCACTATCTAGCAATGTCACCATTATTCCCCTAAACTTCAGCCAATACCTGGAGGGGAAAGCCTGGTACAATCAGTCATTATTCATAATTCCTAACACCGGTCAAATATACAACCCCACACTGGTAACCAGTAATACCCTACTCCCAAATCAGTGCCCTAGGACAGAGCTTTTTGCAGCGGACCAGGTCCTACAGGACTTGCTGCTTGCCTTGCATTGCACAGCTGCTAATGATAGTTACTGTGCTACCCACCATACCCCAAAGAAAGGACCCACTGGAACAGGGTGGTATAAGGGACCCTACTCCCCCATTCTGAAGGAGGAGCcaggactctttttcatttgcagGCAGAAAGCGTACAAGTATCTGCCACTGAATTGGATGGGGCGCTGCTCAATGGGGCACGCTGCCCCTGGGGGACTCACTGTACACCCTCACATTATGGCTCCTGGTATTACTAATCTTGGGAGCTTCTTACACCGGTCACCACGAAGGTCTTCCACTAATCCCCTTATAATACGTCCCACAGGCTTCCACCAGTTCGTCTGTACGCTCCTGCCCTGGCTTGGAGTAGCTGAGCTAGAGAAGGCAATAGTAAATGTATCTGGGCAAATAGAACAGGCACTCAACCACACTGCAGATGCTCTGGGCTTGCTTAACGAGCAAATTCAATCAGTAGCCCGTTTTGCCCTGCAGAACAGAATAGCCTTGGACGCAGTTTTGGCCCAACAGGGGGGAGTATGTGCGGTAATCAACCAATCTTGCTGCTTCTATGTAAATAAATCAGGACAAATTGAACAAGATGTACTTGCTATAAAGGGCGCTGTTAAGGTACTACATGCTGTAACTGAGGATGgaaaagcctcatggctagattggctagcccaacacctaggattTTCATtaactccattccttcactctattgtaaatactatattaaccgttttacttgttgtaattgcttgctgcatgcttctatgtattgttaagCATTtggtgtacactgctacctcctctgtaCAGGTCCAgtatatggcgttgggaagcgatcctaatcaatcccttgatccaaaattatctgatcagaccctgccgatagggcgattttag